From the Vampirovibrio chlorellavorus genome, one window contains:
- a CDS encoding helix-turn-helix domain-containing protein encodes MMHAASHNNYLYRCRGCQVPLLGDKLKELRGTRSLYEVGKACKLIPNDVSRYEKGKRVPTPEVLERLANYYGITYKELRKLYYSDILANDEREKEVIVEWVMNIKLSD; translated from the coding sequence ATGATGCATGCTGCATCACACAACAATTATCTGTATAGATGTAGAGGTTGTCAAGTGCCCTTGCTTGGGGACAAGTTAAAAGAGCTTAGAGGTACTCGTAGTCTTTACGAGGTAGGAAAAGCTTGCAAACTTATCCCTAACGATGTTAGTCGATATGAGAAAGGCAAAAGGGTTCCAACTCCTGAAGTCCTTGAAAGGCTTGCCAATTACTATGGAATAACCTATAAAGAGCTAAGAAAGCTCTATTACAGTGATATTCTGGCGAATGATGAACGAGAAAAAGAAGTTATTGTAGAGTGGGTAATGAATATTAAGCTAAGCGACTAA
- a CDS encoding DUF1828 domain-containing protein has protein sequence MTTLRHENLLADYLQWLKEQYIGETLGNVVEITTPFLDQHNDNIQVYIQKENENIIISDDYYVLSNLKMSGCEIDTPKRKEILNSILLSFGVKQEGDKLFIETNPKAFPGKMHSFIQAVMAINDLFVMARPTVESIFKEDVESFLYKNNVRFFPSFKLTGKSGFDFLFHFAVPGGHDTPDRIIQAMNNPTKQNTIQLLGQWQDVNQIRPKSTVLYPVLNDRDHKVSEEVLMAYAEYGAKPLLWSERDKYLEELVA, from the coding sequence ATGACAACACTAAGACATGAAAACTTACTAGCAGATTATCTCCAATGGTTAAAGGAACAATATATTGGAGAAACTTTGGGTAATGTTGTTGAAATTACTACCCCATTTTTAGATCAACACAATGATAATATTCAAGTTTATATCCAGAAAGAAAATGAAAACATAATAATCTCTGATGATTACTATGTTTTAAGTAATTTGAAAATGAGCGGATGTGAGATCGACACTCCAAAAAGAAAAGAAATTTTGAATTCAATACTATTAAGCTTTGGGGTTAAACAAGAAGGCGACAAATTATTTATTGAAACAAATCCTAAAGCATTCCCTGGTAAGATGCATTCTTTTATTCAGGCTGTAATGGCCATTAATGATCTTTTTGTTATGGCAAGACCAACAGTTGAGAGCATATTCAAAGAAGATGTTGAAAGCTTCCTGTATAAAAACAACGTCAGGTTTTTCCCTTCATTTAAATTAACTGGCAAATCGGGTTTTGACTTTCTGTTCCATTTTGCTGTACCAGGAGGGCACGATACACCGGATAGAATTATTCAAGCAATGAACAATCCTACAAAGCAAAATACTATCCAGCTACTTGGACAATGGCAAGATGTAAATCAAATCAGACCTAAATCCACGGTATTGTATCCTGTTCTAAATGATAGAGATCACAAAGTATCAGAAGAAGTTTTAATGGCTTACGCAGAGTATGGTGCAAAACCTTTGCTTTGGTCAGAGCGTGATAAGTATCTGGAAGAGTTAGTCGCTTAG
- a CDS encoding GIY-YIG nuclease family protein — protein MSCYSDYHGWFPLKDEEIKKRITRTEPGTYVLGVVNAGAFIHKYIGRSDNDLQRRLSEHVEVKYSHFYYKQFDSVISTFLEECTLYHELDGLDNENHPAKPRDIDVKCLFGECNFSRQSSP, from the coding sequence ATGAGTTGTTATTCAGATTATCACGGTTGGTTTCCGCTTAAAGATGAAGAGATTAAAAAGCGTATTACCCGCACTGAACCCGGTACTTATGTTTTGGGTGTGGTGAACGCAGGAGCATTCATACATAAATATATTGGCCGTTCAGATAATGATTTACAACGAAGACTCTCAGAACATGTTGAGGTGAAATACTCACACTTTTACTATAAGCAGTTTGATTCAGTAATAAGCACATTCCTTGAAGAGTGTACGCTTTATCATGAACTTGATGGATTAGATAACGAAAATCACCCCGCTAAACCTAGAGATATTGATGTTAAATGTTTGTTTGGTGAGTGTAATTTTTCAAGGCAATCTAGTCCTTAA
- a CDS encoding IS1 family transposase, whose translation MNRKSTKDRAFILNCIVEGNSIRSTARLTNSSKDTVMRLQNAVGEACANFHHNHVVNLPCRYIQVDEVWSFIRAKEKNVHQGIVGKAGDAWLWTSICNDTKIIPTWYIGLRDAQSAHEFAQDLASRLANRIQLTSDGNKVYLKAIENAFGHDIDYRMLIKHYDQSKDEPDTIIGTPDDNYMHNNYIERSNLTLRMCNRRFTRKTNAFSKRVENHINSVSLTFTYYNFCRMHKTIKTTPAIAAGVTDRVMTLEEIVEMSDRYWENKK comes from the coding sequence ATGAATAGAAAGTCTACAAAAGATCGAGCTTTTATTTTGAATTGCATTGTTGAAGGCAATAGCATTCGTTCTACAGCACGATTAACCAACTCTTCCAAAGATACAGTTATGCGATTGCAAAACGCTGTTGGAGAAGCTTGCGCTAATTTTCATCATAATCATGTGGTTAATTTGCCTTGTCGGTATATACAAGTTGATGAAGTGTGGTCTTTTATTAGAGCAAAAGAAAAGAACGTCCATCAAGGCATTGTTGGTAAAGCCGGGGATGCTTGGTTGTGGACTTCAATCTGTAATGACACAAAGATCATACCAACATGGTACATAGGATTGAGGGATGCTCAATCAGCACATGAGTTTGCTCAAGATCTGGCTTCTAGATTGGCTAATAGGATTCAGCTTACTAGTGACGGTAACAAGGTGTATTTGAAAGCAATTGAGAATGCTTTTGGGCATGACATAGATTACAGAATGCTTATCAAACACTATGATCAATCAAAAGATGAACCCGATACCATCATTGGAACGCCGGATGATAACTATATGCATAACAACTACATTGAGCGAAGCAATCTCACACTTAGAATGTGCAACCGGCGTTTTACTCGTAAGACGAACGCTTTTTCTAAAAGAGTTGAGAATCACATTAACTCTGTTTCTCTAACTTTCACTTATTACAACTTTTGCAGAATGCATAAAACGATTAAAACTACCCCTGCTATTGCAGCAGGAGTAACAGATAGAGTAATGACATTAGAAGAGATAGTAGAAATGTCTGATAGGTATTGGGAGAATAAAAAATGA